A stretch of DNA from Pseudomonadota bacterium:
CGCCGGCGAGGCAGATCTGGAACGCGAGCTTGAACTTCGCCGGCATCCCCTTGGAGTTCTCGTACTTGATCTTCAGGTAGTCGTCGATGAAGCCGATGAGGCCGTACCCGACCGTGATGGCGAGCACGAGCCACACGAAGTGGTTGTGCAGATCGGACCACAGCACGGTCGATATCACGACCGCGAACAGGATGAGCGAGCCGCCCATCGTCGGCGTGCCCGCCTTCGACAGGTGCGTCTGCGGCCCGTCGTCGCGCACGGACTGCCCCACATGTCGGCGCTGCATGCGGCGGATGAACCAGGGCGAGACCGCGAAGCAGACGAACATCGCGGTCAGCATCCCCATGATGAGCCGGAAGGGCACGTAGCGGAGCACGTTCAGCCAGCTCAGCCAGTCCGCGTCCAATCGGAGAGGGTAGAGTAGCTCGTAGAGCATGTTACTCCTCGCTCCCGCGCAGGGCCCGCACGACGGCGTCCATGTGCATCCCGTGCGAGCCCTTGATCAGGATCGCGTCGCCCGGCTCCGCGACCTCGAGCGCCGCCGCCCCGGCCTCGTCCCGGCCCTCGACGTGGCGCCAGGCGTCCGCTGGAAGGCCGGCGTCGACCGCCGCCTCGCCGAGAAGGCGCCCGCCCTCGCCGAAGGTGACGAGCCGCCGCAGGCTCGCGCAGGCGGCCGCCCTGCCGATCCCCCGGTGGGCCGGCACCGAGGACGCGCCGAGCTCGAGCATGTCCGCGAGCACCGCAATCCGCCTCCCTGGGGGCGCGATCTCCTCGAGCGCCTCGAGGGCCGCGCCCACGGAGGACGGGTTGGCGTTGTAGGTGTCGTCGATGACGACGGTCCCGCACGCGCCGCGGCAGACGAAGAGCCGCCCCGGCGCCGCGGCGACCGCTGCGCAGCCGCACGCGACGTCCTCGACCGTGCAGCCGAGCGCGATCCCAGCCGCGGCCGCGGCGACCGCGTTGGCGGCGTTGTGCCGTCCGGCGAGCGCGAGCTCGACCTCGATCTCGACGTCGCGGATCCGCATCCGGACCGCCTGCCCCGCCCCGCCCCGGGCACGCCTTTCGAGGAGGCGCACGTCCGCTCGTGCCGACGCGCCGTAGGTCAGGACCTTCGCGCCGGCGGTCGGCATCGCCGCGACGCGCGGATCATCCAGGTTGACCACCGCGGTCGCCGCCGCGCCGAGCCGTGCGAACAGCTCGCCCTTCGCGCGGGCGACGCCCTCGAGGCTGCCGAGCTTCTCGAGGTGCGCCGGGCCGACGTTGGTCACGAGCGCGACGTCGGGCAGCACGAGGCGCGTGAGGAGCGCGATCTCCCCGAAGTCGGAGCACCCGAGCTCCAGGACGGCGCGCTCATGCGCGGGTTCGAGCTCGAGCAGCGTCAGGGGCACGCCGATGTGGTTGTTGTAGTTCTTCTGCGGCTCGAGCGTCCTCGCGCTCGCGCCGGAGACGGCGGCGACGAGTCTGCGCGTCGTCGTCTTGCCGGTGGATCCGGTGACCGCGGCGACCCTTCCCGTGAACCTCCGCCGGTTCTCGAGGCCGAGGCGCTGCAGCGCCTCGAGCGGATCTCCGACGACGATCTGGGCGGCCGCGATCCCCTCGATGGGCCGCGACGCGAGGATCGCCACGGCGCCGCGCGTCACGGCGTCCCCGGCGAAGTCCGCCCCGTCGGCCTTCTCTCCCTCGAGCGCGACGAACAGCGCGCCCGGGACCGCCTCCCTCGAGTCGATGATGACGGCGCGAAGCGCGACCGCGTCCTCTCCGCGCAGCGTGCCGCCGCAGATCTCCGCGACCCCGCCCGTCGTCCACGTCCCTATCATGCGCGGCCCCTCGGCGCTCGCGCCGCGACGGCCGTCGCCGCCTGCTCCCGATCGTCGAAGTGGATCTTCTCGGTCCCGAGGATCTGGTAGTCCTCGTGGCCCTTGCCCGCGATGAGCACCGTGTCCCCGTCGCGCGCAGCGCCTACCGCGAGCCGGATCGCCGCCGCTCGATCCGGCTCCACGATGTAGCCGGAAGGTGCGCGCGCGATCTCCGCGGCGCCGATTTCCTGGAGCCCGCCGTCCAGGACGCCCGGCACGATCATGTCGATGATCGCGCCCGGCTTCTCGGTCCGCGGGTTGTCGGAGGTCACGACGGCGACGTCCGCCGCGCGCGCCACCGCCTCGCCCATCCTCGGGCGCTTCGACGGGTCGCGATCGCCGCCGCACCCGAAGACGCAGAGGATCCGGCCGGGGGTGATAGGGCGCAGCGCCGCGAGCACCCGGGCCAGCGCGTCCGGGGTGTGCGCGTAGTCGACCAGCACCGCGACGCCATCCGCGCACGGCACGCGCTCGAGGCGGCCGGGGACGGCGGCGAACCCTGAGAGCCCGTCGCGCGCGCGCCCGGCGTCGGCGCCGAGCTCGAGGCAGATCCCGAGCGCGAGCAGGAGGTTCGAGAGGTTGTGCGCGCCGACCAGCGGCGACGCGAGCGGGATCGTGCCGTTCGGCGTGACCACCTCGACCTCGATGCCGCGGGCGCTCATCGAGGGGGCGCGGGCGGGCCTCAGATCCGCGGCCTTCGCGGGATCGCAGGAGACGCGCAGCACGTCATGGCGCATGGCTCGCACGATCTCCTCGCCGAACGGATCGTCGACGTTGATGACGCCCCGCGCCTTGGAGTTCTGCGAGATCGCGTCGGTGAACAGGAGCATCTTGGCCGCGGCGTAGTCGGCCATGCTCCCGTGGAAGTCGAGATGATCCTGCGTCAGGTTGGAGAAGGCAACCACGTCGAACGCGCACCCGCGCAGCCTTTGCAGCGCGAGGCCGTGAGACGAGACCTCCATGACGAGGTGTGTGGCGCCCGCGTCGGTCATCTCGCGCGCGATGGACTGGATCACCGGCGCCTCCGGCGTCGTGTGCGCGGCGTGCCAGCGCCTCCCTTCGAACCGGTACTCGACGGTGCCCATGACGCCCGGCCTTCCGCCCTCGGCGCGAAGAGCTGCCTCCACGAGGTAGGTCGTCGTCGTCTTGCCGTTGGTCCCGGTGATGCCCGCGACAGAGAGGTCGCGCGTCGGATCGCCGTAGCAGACCGCCGCCGCCTCCCCGAGCGCGCGCCGGGTGTCCGGCACCACGATCTGCACGACGGTGGGAGGGGCGTCGACCGCCTCGGAGACGAGGAGCGCGGCCGCGCCGTTCGCGATCGCCTGCCCCACGTACTTCCGGCCATCGGCCGCGGATCCGGGGAGCGCCGCGAAGAGGAACCCGTCGCGCACCTCGCGTGAGTCGTGGGTCACACCGAGGATCCGGAGCTCGGGATCGCCGACGATCGCGATCGCGCCGACGCGCGCGGAGATTTCAGAGACTCGCGCCATCATCCTCATCCGCCGACGGGTCGGCCGGAACCGGCTGGAAGTTGACCTGCACGAAGCCGCCCGCGTCGATAGGCTCGTCGGGGCCGGGAACCTGCTCGGCCGCGATGCCGGTCCCGAGGAACACCGGCCGCAGCCCCGATGCGGACAGGGCGACGAGGGCGTCCGACATGCTCTCGCCGAGGAGGTCCGGCGTCCGAATCTGCCCCGGCTCGAGCGCCGCGGGGGCGATCTCCGGGGCGGCTCCCGCGGTGCTCGCTCCCTCGCCGGCGTCCTTGGGCGCCGCCTTGCCCTTCGCACCGTGCTTCGCCGACGCGCTCTTGGTCGCGATCCGCGGCGGGACGCCGAGGTACCTGAGGCTCTGGTCGGCGATCCTGCGCACGGTCGGCGCCGCGACGACCCCGCCGTACTTGCTGATGAGGGGCTCGTCGACGACGACGGAGATCAGCAGGCGCGGCTTGTCCGCGGGGACGAACGCGAAGAACGAGGAGACCCACTTGTCCTTCGCGTAGCCGCGTCGCCCCGCGGACTTCTGCGCGGTCCCGGTCTTGCCCGCGACGAGGAAGCCGTCGAGCGACGCCTCCTCGCCGGTGCCCCCGGTCTCGGTGACGGCAGTCATCATGTCGGCGACGAGCCGCGCCGTGTAGCGGCTCACCACCCGGCGACGGATCGAAGGCGCGATCTGGCGGATCGTCTCGCCGTCCGCATCGCGGATGCTCTTCACGAGTTGCGGCTGCATCAGGTTGCCGCCGTTGGCGATAGCGCCGAGGGCGGTCGCCATCTGCAGGCCGGTCACGCCGATGCCCTGGCCGAAGGCGATGGTGGCCGCATCGACGTCGTACCATTTTTTGAAGTGCGTGAGCATGCCGGCCGACTCGGAGGGCAGCGCGACGTGGGTGCGCTCCCCGAAGCCGAACCGCCGGATGTAGTAGTAGAACCGCTCCTTGCTCAGGAGGGCCGCGATCTTCGCGAAGCAGATGTTGCTCGATCGCTTGAGGCACTCCGTCGGGTTGAGCCAACCGTCCCGGTGATCGTCGTGGATGACCATGTCGTACATCTGCATGCGGCCGTTCTCGCAGAAGATCTTCTCGGACGGCGGGAGCTTGCCCGAGTTGAACGCCGCGGCGAGCGTGAACACCTTGAACGTCGACCCGGGCTCGAAGACGTCGAGCGCCGCGCGGTTCCTGCGCTGCTCGAGCGTCGAGGTGCCGGCGAGGTTCGGATCGAACCCCGGCCAATTCGCGAGCGCGAGGATCTCCCCGGTCATGGGATCCATGACGATCGCGTGGCCCGACTTCGCCTCGAAGACGCGGACGGTGCTCTCGAGCTCGGTCTCCGCGATGTGCTGCAGCTGGGAGTCGATGGTCAGCTGGACGGTGTTGCCGACCATCCCGTTGAGGCCGACGAGCCCCTCGGAGAACACGATGCGGCCGCGGGCGTCGCTGACACCCTTCGCCGCCTCGCGATCGCCCCGGAGCTGGTCGTCGAGCTCCTTCTCGACCCCATCCAGGCCATCGGAGTCCACGCCCGCGAAGCCGACGACGTGCGCGGCGAGGTTGCGATTCGGATAGTAGCGGCGGCTCTCCTTGACGAGCTCGACGCCCGGGAGGCGCAGCGCTCGGACCGCCTTCGCCTCCGACGGCGAGATCCGCCGCTTGATCCACACGAACTTCTTCTTCGCCGCGAGCTTGCCGTGGAGCGACGTCTCGTCGCGCCCGAGGATCGGCGCGAGCGCCCGGGCCGCCTGCGCCGCGTCCTCGACCCGGCGGGGGTCGGCGTAGCACGAG
This window harbors:
- a CDS encoding UDP-N-acetylmuramoyl-L-alanyl-D-glutamate--2,6-diaminopimelate ligase, with amino-acid sequence MMARVSEISARVGAIAIVGDPELRILGVTHDSREVRDGFLFAALPGSAADGRKYVGQAIANGAAALLVSEAVDAPPTVVQIVVPDTRRALGEAAAVCYGDPTRDLSVAGITGTNGKTTTTYLVEAALRAEGGRPGVMGTVEYRFEGRRWHAAHTTPEAPVIQSIAREMTDAGATHLVMEVSSHGLALQRLRGCAFDVVAFSNLTQDHLDFHGSMADYAAAKMLLFTDAISQNSKARGVINVDDPFGEEIVRAMRHDVLRVSCDPAKAADLRPARAPSMSARGIEVEVVTPNGTIPLASPLVGAHNLSNLLLALGICLELGADAGRARDGLSGFAAVPGRLERVPCADGVAVLVDYAHTPDALARVLAALRPITPGRILCVFGCGGDRDPSKRPRMGEAVARAADVAVVTSDNPRTEKPGAIIDMIVPGVLDGGLQEIGAAEIARAPSGYIVEPDRAAAIRLAVGAARDGDTVLIAGKGHEDYQILGTEKIHFDDREQAATAVAARAPRGRA
- a CDS encoding UDP-N-acetylmuramoyl-tripeptide--D-alanyl-D-alanine ligase — its product is MIGTWTTGGVAEICGGTLRGEDAVALRAVIIDSREAVPGALFVALEGEKADGADFAGDAVTRGAVAILASRPIEGIAAAQIVVGDPLEALQRLGLENRRRFTGRVAAVTGSTGKTTTRRLVAAVSGASARTLEPQKNYNNHIGVPLTLLELEPAHERAVLELGCSDFGEIALLTRLVLPDVALVTNVGPAHLEKLGSLEGVARAKGELFARLGAAATAVVNLDDPRVAAMPTAGAKVLTYGASARADVRLLERRARGGAGQAVRMRIRDVEIEVELALAGRHNAANAVAAAAAGIALGCTVEDVACGCAAVAAAPGRLFVCRGACGTVVIDDTYNANPSSVGAALEALEEIAPPGRRIAVLADMLELGASSVPAHRGIGRAAACASLRRLVTFGEGGRLLGEAAVDAGLPADAWRHVEGRDEAGAAALEVAEPGDAILIKGSHGMHMDAVVRALRGSEE
- a CDS encoding penicillin-binding transpeptidase domain-containing protein translates to MTPFGRPLGRAGWTRVRIVLLMLAMSVGAAAVAHGAWDLGVTRQGELAALADDQYTRSIALAARRGAIVDRHGKELASEAQVDSCYADPRRVEDAAQAARALAPILGRDETSLHGKLAAKKKFVWIKRRISPSEAKAVRALRLPGVELVKESRRYYPNRNLAAHVVGFAGVDSDGLDGVEKELDDQLRGDREAAKGVSDARGRIVFSEGLVGLNGMVGNTVQLTIDSQLQHIAETELESTVRVFEAKSGHAIVMDPMTGEILALANWPGFDPNLAGTSTLEQRRNRAALDVFEPGSTFKVFTLAAAFNSGKLPPSEKIFCENGRMQMYDMVIHDDHRDGWLNPTECLKRSSNICFAKIAALLSKERFYYYIRRFGFGERTHVALPSESAGMLTHFKKWYDVDAATIAFGQGIGVTGLQMATALGAIANGGNLMQPQLVKSIRDADGETIRQIAPSIRRRVVSRYTARLVADMMTAVTETGGTGEEASLDGFLVAGKTGTAQKSAGRRGYAKDKWVSSFFAFVPADKPRLLISVVVDEPLISKYGGVVAAPTVRRIADQSLRYLGVPPRIATKSASAKHGAKGKAAPKDAGEGASTAGAAPEIAPAALEPGQIRTPDLLGESMSDALVALSASGLRPVFLGTGIAAEQVPGPDEPIDAGGFVQVNFQPVPADPSADEDDGASL